One genomic segment of Nitrospira sp. includes these proteins:
- the leuB gene encoding 3-isopropylmalate dehydrogenase: MKAKIAVLAGDGVGREIVPEAVKVLQAIGEKYQHSFEFTSADIGGQAIDKVGVPLPHETLALAKQSDAVLLGAVGGPKWEGLEYSLRPERALLAIREALGLYANLRPAKVYPNLLDASTLKREVIEGIDILVVRELTGGIYFGKPKGIEKLPNGEERGVNTEVYTTEEIRRIGKVAFEAARKRRKKVTSVDKANVLESSELWRRVMIEVQKSYPDVELHHIYVDNAAMQLVRNPRQFDVMVCNNIFGDILSDEAAMLTGSIGMLPSASIGAKVGLFEPIHGSAPDIAGKNIANPIATIASVGMMLSYAFKLEKEAEAIEQAIVKTLDMGYRTKDIQSPGTRVVGTTEMGDAILRNLN; the protein is encoded by the coding sequence GTGAAAGCGAAGATTGCAGTCTTAGCGGGTGATGGAGTCGGGCGTGAGATTGTTCCCGAAGCGGTCAAGGTGTTACAGGCTATCGGAGAGAAGTATCAACACTCGTTTGAATTCACCTCGGCCGACATCGGCGGACAAGCGATCGACAAAGTGGGTGTGCCGCTGCCGCACGAAACCTTGGCCTTGGCCAAGCAAAGCGACGCGGTATTGCTGGGAGCCGTTGGGGGGCCCAAATGGGAAGGGTTGGAGTACAGCCTTCGTCCTGAGCGGGCGCTGCTCGCTATCCGCGAGGCCTTAGGGTTGTATGCCAATTTACGTCCCGCCAAGGTGTACCCCAATCTGCTTGACGCCTCGACGTTGAAGCGCGAGGTGATCGAGGGGATCGATATTCTCGTCGTGCGAGAGCTGACCGGCGGCATCTATTTCGGGAAACCGAAGGGGATTGAAAAGCTGCCGAACGGGGAAGAGCGCGGAGTGAACACGGAAGTCTACACGACCGAAGAGATTCGCCGGATCGGCAAGGTGGCCTTCGAAGCGGCGCGCAAGCGGCGGAAGAAGGTCACGTCGGTCGACAAGGCGAATGTGCTGGAATCGTCCGAGTTGTGGCGCCGGGTGATGATCGAGGTGCAGAAGAGTTATCCGGACGTCGAATTGCATCACATCTATGTCGACAATGCCGCGATGCAATTGGTCCGTAATCCGCGCCAGTTCGATGTCATGGTGTGCAACAATATCTTCGGAGATATTCTGAGTGACGAAGCGGCCATGCTGACCGGATCGATCGGCATGCTGCCGTCGGCCAGTATCGGCGCCAAGGTCGGATTGTTCGAGCCGATCCATGGTAGCGCGCCCGATATCGCGGGAAAGAACATCGCGAATCCCATTGCGACGATTGCCTCTGTGGGCATGATGTTGTCCTACGCGTTCAAGCTCGAGAAAGAAGCCGAAGCAATCGAGCAGGCCATCGTCAAGACTCTCGATATGGGGTACCGCACCAAGGACATTCAGAGCCCGGGAACCAGAGTCGTCGGCACGACCGAGATGGGCGACGCCATTCTTCGCAATTTAAACTGA
- the ilvN gene encoding acetolactate synthase small subunit → MEHIISVTVENKFGVLSRVAGLFSGRGFNIESLSVAPTLDPSMSQMTIVTSGDDRIIEQIVKHLNKLIDVIKVVDLNESEFVSRETALIKVHTKAEDRAEALRIADIFRANVIDSTPATYTIEVTGDPKKIEAIINLLQPLGIKELTRTGRVAVAREPIRASAVQPKKVARE, encoded by the coding sequence ATGGAACACATCATTTCCGTCACGGTCGAAAATAAGTTTGGCGTGTTGTCCCGTGTGGCCGGGCTGTTCAGTGGCCGGGGTTTCAATATCGAGAGTCTGTCGGTGGCGCCGACGCTGGATCCTTCGATGTCGCAGATGACGATCGTGACCTCGGGCGACGATCGCATCATCGAACAGATCGTGAAGCATCTTAACAAGCTCATCGACGTGATCAAGGTCGTCGATCTGAACGAGAGCGAGTTCGTGTCGCGCGAGACGGCCTTGATCAAGGTGCATACCAAGGCCGAAGATCGTGCTGAGGCGCTAAGAATCGCGGACATTTTTCGCGCCAACGTCATCGATTCGACGCCGGCGACCTATACCATCGAGGTCACGGGCGATCCGAAAAAGATTGAAGCCATCATCAATCTCCTGCAGCCGCTTGGGATCAAGGAATTGACTCGAACCGGGCGAGTGGCCGTGGCGCGGGAGCCGATTCGAGCGAGCGCGGTGCAGCCCAAGAAGGTGGCGCGCGAGTAG
- the ilvC gene encoding ketol-acid reductoisomerase, whose protein sequence is MMKIYYDKDADIQQIRNKKVAVIGYGSQGHAHALNMKESGVNVVIGVREGASWKKAEQSGLKVMPVADAVKASDVVMILAPDEMQAAIYRQDIAPNLKPGSYLAFGHGFNIHFGQIVPPANINVFMVAPKGPGHLVRSEYTKGSGVPCLLAVHQDPSGTTRQVGLAYASAVGGGRAGIIETNFREETETDLFGEQAVLCGGLTSLIQAGYETLTEAGYSPEMAYFECLHEVKLIVDLIYQGGIANMRYSISTTAKYGDITRGPRVVTEQTKQEMKKILGEIQTGQFAKEWVLENQANRPVYNALLAKGEAHPIEAVGAKLRAMMPWLKKDQLVDKTKN, encoded by the coding sequence ATGATGAAGATTTATTACGACAAAGATGCCGACATTCAGCAGATTCGCAATAAGAAGGTCGCCGTGATCGGCTACGGCAGCCAGGGCCATGCGCATGCCCTCAATATGAAGGAGAGCGGCGTCAATGTGGTGATCGGTGTGCGCGAAGGCGCATCATGGAAAAAAGCTGAGCAGAGCGGACTCAAGGTCATGCCGGTCGCCGATGCCGTCAAGGCTTCCGATGTGGTGATGATCCTGGCGCCCGATGAAATGCAGGCGGCTATTTATCGTCAGGACATTGCACCGAACCTGAAGCCCGGTTCCTATCTCGCGTTCGGGCACGGGTTCAACATCCATTTCGGCCAGATCGTGCCTCCGGCGAACATCAACGTGTTTATGGTCGCTCCTAAGGGGCCCGGACACTTGGTTCGGTCTGAGTACACCAAGGGCAGCGGCGTGCCGTGTTTGCTCGCCGTTCACCAGGATCCGAGCGGGACCACACGGCAGGTGGGCCTGGCCTATGCGAGTGCGGTCGGCGGCGGTCGCGCCGGTATTATCGAAACCAATTTCCGTGAAGAGACCGAGACCGATCTGTTCGGCGAGCAGGCCGTGCTGTGCGGCGGCCTGACATCGCTCATTCAGGCGGGCTATGAGACGTTGACGGAAGCGGGCTATTCGCCGGAGATGGCCTATTTCGAATGTCTGCATGAAGTGAAATTGATCGTCGATCTGATTTATCAGGGCGGAATTGCCAACATGCGCTATTCGATCAGCACCACGGCCAAGTATGGGGATATTACCCGTGGGCCTCGAGTGGTGACCGAGCAGACGAAGCAGGAAATGAAGAAGATCCTCGGTGAAATTCAGACCGGTCAGTTTGCCAAAGAGTGGGTGCTTGAGAATCAAGCCAATCGTCCTGTCTACAATGCGTTGCTTGCCAAAGGCGAAGCGCATCCCATCGAGGCCGTAGGGGCCAAGCTCCGGGCGATGATGCCCTGGCTGAAGAAAGATCAGCTGGTCGATAAGACCAAGAACTAG
- a CDS encoding cupin domain-containing protein, whose protein sequence is MLKRTLLECPEFLAGDHTVLRELLHPAKQPVQLGYSLAHGRLAPGCRSKRHKLASSEVYYFIAGQGRFSIGSETELVERGSIVYVPPGGNQSLENIGTTEIEFLCLVDPAWRSEDEQVEE, encoded by the coding sequence ATGCTCAAGCGCACTCTCTTGGAATGCCCTGAATTTCTTGCCGGAGACCACACGGTTCTTCGCGAACTGTTGCATCCGGCCAAGCAGCCGGTGCAGCTGGGTTACAGTCTTGCGCATGGCCGATTGGCTCCCGGCTGCCGGTCTAAGCGGCACAAGCTGGCTTCGTCAGAGGTGTACTACTTTATCGCCGGGCAGGGCCGCTTCAGTATCGGGAGTGAGACCGAGCTCGTCGAACGCGGATCCATCGTGTACGTGCCGCCCGGGGGGAATCAGTCGCTGGAAAACATTGGTACGACGGAAATAGAATTTTTGTGTCTGGTTGATCCGGCCTGGCGGAGTGAGGATGAGCAGGTCGAGGAGTAG
- a CDS encoding aspartate-semialdehyde dehydrogenase yields the protein MLKKKSAYTVAILGATGAVGKESLEILEERNFPLAALRLFASKRSAGEVMTCQGKEWTVEELTESSSFAGVDFAFISATDAISKEYGPRLGAAGVVVIDDSGVFRMDPQVPLVVPEVNASALRSLPRGIVSIPNCTTTPLVMALKPLHDAVGVKRVVVTTFQSVSGTGAAAMDELLDQTRALMAFREVKAEVYPYQIAFNLLPHIGSFSEGGECSEEIKIVRETRKILDAPKMRVTSTTVRVPVLRCHSESINVELEKPLTPNEARAALAAMPGVLVYDDPLKKLYPMPLDATGKDDVYVGRIREDASVTNGLNLWVVSDNLRKGAALNAVQIAECLVRD from the coding sequence ATGCTTAAGAAAAAGTCCGCCTACACTGTGGCCATTCTTGGCGCGACCGGCGCGGTCGGCAAGGAGAGTCTGGAAATTCTCGAAGAGCGAAACTTCCCGCTGGCTGCACTCCGGCTGTTTGCGTCGAAGCGCTCCGCCGGCGAAGTGATGACCTGTCAGGGCAAGGAGTGGACGGTTGAAGAATTGACCGAGTCCTCGTCTTTTGCCGGCGTTGATTTCGCCTTCATCTCCGCGACGGATGCCATCAGTAAGGAGTATGGCCCTCGCCTGGGTGCGGCTGGGGTCGTGGTTATCGACGACAGTGGGGTCTTTCGGATGGATCCGCAAGTGCCGCTGGTGGTGCCGGAAGTGAATGCCTCGGCGTTGCGATCGCTTCCCCGGGGGATCGTGTCCATTCCCAATTGCACAACGACTCCGTTGGTCATGGCGCTCAAGCCGCTGCATGATGCGGTTGGGGTGAAGCGAGTGGTGGTAACGACCTTCCAGTCGGTGTCAGGGACCGGCGCCGCGGCGATGGACGAGTTGCTGGACCAGACGAGGGCGCTGATGGCCTTTCGCGAGGTGAAGGCCGAAGTTTATCCCTATCAGATTGCCTTCAATCTATTGCCGCATATCGGGTCATTTTCCGAGGGCGGTGAGTGCTCCGAAGAAATCAAGATTGTCAGAGAGACGAGAAAGATTCTGGATGCACCCAAGATGCGGGTGACGTCCACCACGGTGCGGGTACCGGTGTTGCGCTGCCATTCCGAGTCCATCAATGTGGAGTTGGAGAAGCCGTTGACTCCCAATGAGGCTCGCGCGGCGCTGGCGGCGATGCCGGGGGTGCTGGTCTACGACGACCCGTTGAAGAAACTCTATCCCATGCCATTGGACGCGACGGGGAAAGACGACGTCTACGTCGGCCGCATCCGCGAAGATGCCTCGGTGACGAACGGACTCAATCTGTGGGTCGTATCCGACAATCTTCGAAAGGGCGCCGCGTTGAACGCCGTTCAAATC
- a CDS encoding 2-isopropylmalate synthase, whose product MERMIRIFDTTLRDGEQSPGASMNVEEKVMVAKQLARLGVDIIEAGFAYSSPGDFEAVRRIALEVEGPTVCSLARARPEDIDRAWEALKGAPKARIHTFLSTSDIHLKHQFRMTREEARKRAVEMVQRARSYMPDVEFSLMDASRSDQSYVYEVIEAVIAAGAGTINIPDTVGYAVPQEFGALIKGIFDKVPNAKQAVISVHCHNDLGVAVANSLAAIVNGAGQVECTINGIGERAGNTSLEEIVMGLRTRKDFYQADTGIRTEEIAKTSRLVSKITGMVVQPNKAIVGANAFAHTSGIHQDGLLKDKTTYEIMRPESIGLIESKMVMGKLSGRHAFRQRLDDLGYKLSEEELNHAFERFKKLADQKKEIFEEDLEVIVSEELAKMTERIVLKSFHVESGTNLVPTATVELNIDGQVIKESGTGDGPVDAVYRTIAAITKTKSKLLMFGVNAITGGTDAQGEVSVRVEEDGRTVSGHGADTDIIMAAARAYLNALNRLAYMASKQAEGEQKVRLI is encoded by the coding sequence ATGGAACGGATGATTCGCATTTTCGATACGACGTTGCGCGACGGCGAACAGTCGCCCGGCGCCAGCATGAATGTGGAAGAGAAAGTCATGGTGGCGAAGCAGCTGGCGCGGCTCGGGGTCGATATCATCGAAGCCGGTTTTGCCTACAGTTCGCCTGGAGATTTTGAGGCGGTTCGCCGGATTGCGTTGGAGGTTGAGGGACCGACGGTCTGCAGTCTGGCGCGGGCTCGTCCGGAGGACATCGATCGAGCCTGGGAGGCGCTCAAAGGAGCGCCGAAGGCCAGGATTCATACGTTCCTCTCGACGTCCGACATCCATTTGAAGCATCAGTTCAGGATGACGCGGGAAGAGGCCAGGAAGCGCGCGGTCGAGATGGTGCAGCGCGCGCGGAGCTATATGCCGGACGTGGAGTTCTCCCTCATGGATGCGAGCCGCTCGGACCAATCCTACGTCTATGAGGTCATTGAAGCGGTGATTGCCGCCGGGGCGGGAACGATCAATATTCCCGATACGGTGGGCTATGCCGTGCCGCAAGAGTTCGGCGCGTTGATCAAAGGGATTTTCGACAAAGTGCCGAATGCCAAGCAGGCCGTGATTTCAGTCCACTGCCACAACGACTTGGGTGTCGCTGTGGCGAATAGTTTAGCGGCGATCGTCAATGGCGCGGGCCAAGTGGAGTGCACGATCAACGGGATCGGCGAACGGGCCGGCAACACGTCGCTTGAAGAAATCGTCATGGGGCTCCGGACCCGGAAGGACTTTTATCAGGCCGATACCGGCATCCGGACGGAGGAGATTGCCAAGACGAGCCGGTTGGTGAGTAAGATTACCGGCATGGTCGTGCAGCCGAACAAGGCCATCGTCGGTGCGAATGCGTTCGCTCACACGTCCGGGATTCACCAGGACGGGCTGTTGAAGGATAAGACGACCTACGAAATCATGCGGCCGGAATCGATCGGGTTGATCGAGAGCAAGATGGTCATGGGCAAGTTGTCCGGGCGTCATGCATTCCGGCAGCGATTGGATGATTTGGGGTACAAGCTCAGCGAGGAAGAGCTCAACCATGCTTTTGAACGTTTCAAGAAGCTGGCCGATCAAAAGAAGGAAATTTTCGAAGAAGATTTAGAAGTGATCGTGTCGGAAGAGTTGGCCAAGATGACCGAGCGGATTGTGTTGAAGTCGTTCCATGTCGAAAGCGGCACGAATCTCGTACCGACAGCGACGGTGGAATTGAACATTGACGGACAAGTGATCAAGGAATCAGGCACCGGCGACGGGCCGGTCGATGCGGTCTATCGGACGATTGCGGCCATCACAAAGACGAAGAGTAAACTGTTGATGTTCGGCGTCAACGCCATTACCGGCGGGACAGATGCGCAGGGAGAAGTCTCCGTGCGCGTGGAGGAAGACGGCCGCACGGTCTCGGGTCATGGGGCGGATACAGATATCATCATGGCCGCGGCCCGGGCCTACCTCAATGCGTTGAATCGACTCGCGTATATGGCCTCGAAGCAGGCGGAGGGGGAGCAGAAAGTCCGCTTGATTTGA
- a CDS encoding phosphatidylserine decarboxylase family protein yields the protein MADRAVGVPFAKEGFPFIGAAAGVTLCAGWMGWTPVAAVAAGLTLFVAWFFRNPARVIPEGPGLIVAPGDGKIIAIEEEFEPRYLKDRSLRVTIFLNVFDVHINRIPCEGVIEDVQYQPGLFLVASKPEATIKNEQNALMIQAASGAKVLCVQVAGLIARRIVCWVSPKDRAKLGERFGLIRFGSRMDTFLPIGTKLRVAVGDRVKGGATILGDLR from the coding sequence GTGGCTGATCGTGCCGTCGGTGTCCCGTTTGCCAAAGAGGGGTTTCCCTTCATCGGTGCGGCAGCGGGCGTTACACTCTGTGCTGGATGGATGGGTTGGACGCCGGTTGCCGCGGTGGCGGCTGGTCTGACACTGTTCGTGGCGTGGTTTTTCCGCAACCCCGCGCGGGTGATTCCGGAAGGCCCTGGACTGATCGTGGCGCCCGGCGACGGGAAAATCATTGCCATCGAAGAAGAGTTCGAGCCTCGCTATCTCAAGGACCGCAGCCTCCGGGTCACGATCTTTCTGAATGTGTTCGACGTTCACATCAACCGGATTCCCTGCGAAGGGGTCATTGAAGATGTGCAGTACCAGCCGGGGCTCTTTTTGGTCGCCAGTAAGCCGGAGGCGACGATCAAGAATGAGCAAAATGCGCTGATGATTCAAGCGGCCAGCGGTGCAAAGGTCTTGTGCGTGCAAGTGGCGGGGCTCATTGCCCGGCGCATTGTCTGCTGGGTCTCCCCTAAAGATCGGGCAAAGCTCGGAGAGCGGTTTGGTTTGATCCGATTTGGTTCGCGGATGGACACATTTCTTCCCATCGGTACGAAACTCAGAGTGGCCGTTGGAGATCGTGTGAAAGGCGGAGCAACCATCTTGGGAGACCTACGATGA
- the pssA gene encoding CDP-diacylglycerol--serine O-phosphatidyltransferase: MKGNGLRQSLGKEARKRQAMHLIPNLFTTGNLFCGVYAILSVFNANYMAAAIAILVAMIFDVLDGKSARLTNSTSHFGLEYDSLSDVVSFGVAPGLLIYSWALSGQGMFGVAVMFAYVAMGAVRLARFNSTVALADSKYFTGLAIPAAAGVVASLVILDHHIVRMGTEVKPVLVLVITLALSFLMVSTVKYRSFKDMKFKGRQQITYLVWGILALMMIAAWPEVMLFVVFSGYALMGPTERLFWLMAKAVGKKPLSKSDQPVIEPKS; encoded by the coding sequence ATGAAGGGAAACGGCTTGCGACAATCGTTGGGGAAGGAAGCGCGGAAACGTCAGGCGATGCATCTGATTCCCAATCTCTTCACGACGGGGAACCTGTTTTGCGGTGTCTATGCCATCCTGTCTGTCTTCAATGCCAACTATATGGCCGCAGCGATTGCCATTTTGGTCGCAATGATTTTCGATGTGTTGGATGGAAAGTCGGCCCGACTGACGAACAGCACGAGCCATTTCGGATTGGAGTATGACTCCCTGTCCGATGTGGTGTCGTTCGGTGTCGCCCCGGGTCTCCTGATCTACTCCTGGGCGCTGAGCGGACAAGGTATGTTTGGTGTCGCCGTGATGTTCGCCTATGTCGCGATGGGGGCGGTCCGGCTTGCGCGTTTCAATTCAACGGTCGCGCTGGCTGACAGCAAGTACTTCACCGGGTTGGCGATTCCCGCGGCTGCCGGAGTGGTCGCGTCGCTGGTGATTCTCGACCATCATATTGTCCGGATGGGGACGGAAGTGAAGCCGGTGTTGGTGTTGGTCATCACGCTCGCTCTTTCCTTCCTCATGGTTAGTACCGTGAAGTATCGCAGCTTCAAGGATATGAAGTTCAAAGGCCGCCAGCAGATTACCTATCTAGTGTGGGGCATTCTTGCGCTCATGATGATTGCGGCCTGGCCTGAGGTGATGCTGTTTGTGGTATTTTCGGGCTATGCGTTGATGGGACCGACCGAACGATTGTTCTGGTTGATGGCGAAAGCCGTTGGGAAGAAACCTCTTTCCAAGTCTGACCAGCCTGTGATAGAACCCAAATCGTAA